One Succinispira mobilis DSM 6222 genomic window carries:
- the jag gene encoding RNA-binding cell elongation regulator Jag/EloR, giving the protein MSFIEKTGKTVDEAVEAALKELNVLKEQVNIEVVEESSKKFFGLFGKQMAKVRVSLIEQMREAADKLDEFADQLEQEPVLETSDSDNVDKVSQEQAVEMAKDFLQNIFKNMQLEVLMEKLVAADGVVTFNLHGKDLGILIGKHGQTLDSLQYITNLIANKNSNQRVRIVIDVENYRSRRVETLTTLAKRLASKVRRTGERVVLEPMNPHERKVIHLALQEDRRIVTNSEGEEPYRYVVIELKK; this is encoded by the coding sequence ATGAGTTTTATAGAAAAAACAGGTAAAACTGTAGATGAAGCTGTTGAGGCAGCATTAAAAGAGCTAAATGTTCTAAAAGAACAAGTAAATATCGAAGTAGTAGAAGAATCCAGTAAAAAGTTTTTTGGGTTATTTGGCAAACAAATGGCCAAAGTTCGTGTAAGTTTAATTGAGCAAATGCGTGAGGCGGCTGACAAGCTAGATGAATTCGCAGATCAATTAGAACAAGAACCAGTATTAGAAACCAGTGATAGTGATAATGTAGATAAAGTTTCCCAAGAACAAGCCGTGGAAATGGCTAAGGATTTCTTGCAAAACATCTTTAAAAATATGCAGTTAGAAGTTTTAATGGAAAAACTAGTGGCGGCTGATGGTGTGGTTACTTTTAATTTACATGGGAAAGATTTAGGGATTTTAATTGGTAAACATGGACAAACTTTGGATTCGTTGCAATATATCACTAATTTGATTGCCAATAAAAATTCTAATCAACGTGTTCGAATCGTAATTGATGTCGAAAACTATCGCAGTCGGCGGGTGGAAACCTTGACTACTTTAGCAAAAAGATTAGCTAGTAAGGTGCGGAGAACAGGTGAAAGAGTTGTTTTAGAACCAATGAATCCGCATGAACGCAAGGTAATTCATTTAGCTTTACAAGAGGATCGCCGCATTGTAACTAATAGTGAAGGTGAAGAACCTTATCGTTATGTAGTCATTGAATTGAAAAAGTAA
- the mnmE gene encoding tRNA uridine-5-carboxymethylaminomethyl(34) synthesis GTPase MnmE, protein MTIAAIATPLGEGGIGIVRLSGNKSLAIVEKIFQPASSKKLKNNSHCLIYGTIIEPNGQAIDEALVVYMRGPHSYTAEDVVEIQAHSSIAGLQKILSLVLANGARLANPGEFTQRAFLNGRLDLTQAEAVLDIIKSRTQASLKLAMRQHKGLLSKKISSYRQLLKDIVVQLEAVIDYPEEDIEDLTAQDVSAKLQALQTQLQELLDSAKVGKVLKEGLRVVITGQPNVGKSSLLNLLLQEERAIVSNIAGTTRDVIEEKLIVAGIPIVLVDTAGIRETEDVIEKIGVAKSYSNIESADLVLLMLDASQGLNADDEKLLAAIGEQEYFVLVNKIDVPADLEKIKSQLALYKPKKTIYLSLVTGEGMAEFKEQLTQQVFGSSGQLLEDNVYIQNVRHEQLLQTAAQHLQEAEQALQLGISLDCAVIDLRLCIDNLGCITGESVQDEIINEIFSRFCIGK, encoded by the coding sequence ATGACTATAGCGGCTATTGCCACGCCTTTAGGAGAAGGTGGCATAGGAATTGTACGGCTTAGTGGGAATAAAAGTTTAGCGATTGTAGAAAAAATTTTTCAGCCAGCAAGCTCAAAAAAATTAAAAAACAATTCACACTGCTTAATTTATGGGACGATAATTGAGCCTAACGGGCAAGCTATTGATGAAGCTTTAGTGGTTTATATGCGTGGACCACATTCTTATACGGCTGAAGATGTGGTCGAAATTCAAGCTCACTCTAGTATTGCGGGATTGCAAAAAATCCTTAGTTTAGTGCTAGCAAATGGGGCTAGATTAGCAAACCCTGGGGAATTTACGCAGCGGGCTTTTTTAAATGGGCGTTTAGACTTAACGCAAGCGGAAGCAGTTCTTGATATAATAAAATCTAGAACACAGGCATCTTTAAAACTGGCAATGCGACAACATAAAGGTTTATTGTCAAAAAAAATCAGTAGCTATCGACAACTATTAAAAGATATTGTGGTACAATTAGAAGCAGTTATTGATTATCCTGAGGAAGATATTGAAGATTTAACGGCTCAGGATGTGAGCGCAAAACTACAAGCCTTGCAGACACAACTACAAGAATTATTGGATAGTGCTAAAGTCGGGAAGGTACTGAAAGAAGGCTTGCGTGTTGTAATTACGGGTCAACCTAATGTGGGAAAATCTAGTTTGTTAAACTTGCTTTTACAAGAAGAGCGAGCAATTGTTTCTAACATTGCGGGGACAACACGTGATGTTATTGAAGAAAAATTAATCGTGGCTGGTATCCCCATCGTTCTTGTAGATACGGCAGGTATTCGGGAGACAGAAGATGTAATTGAAAAAATAGGGGTAGCTAAAAGTTATTCCAATATAGAAAGTGCGGATTTGGTCTTATTAATGCTAGATGCATCTCAAGGCTTGAATGCAGACGATGAAAAATTATTGGCAGCAATAGGGGAGCAAGAATACTTTGTCCTAGTAAATAAAATTGACGTGCCAGCAGATTTAGAGAAAATTAAGTCACAACTGGCCTTGTATAAGCCGAAAAAAACAATCTATCTTTCTTTGGTAACGGGAGAAGGCATGGCTGAATTTAAAGAGCAATTAACTCAGCAAGTATTTGGCAGTAGTGGTCAGTTGCTTGAGGATAATGTATATATCCAAAATGTTCGACATGAACAGTTATTACAGACCGCGGCGCAGCATTTACAAGAAGCTGAGCAGGCTTTGCAACTGGGAATATCTTTAGATTGTGCAGTTATTGATTTAAGATTGTGTATTGATAATTTAGGCTGTATTACTGGTGAGAGCGTACAAGATGAAATTATTAATGAAATTTTTTCCAGATTTTGTATTGGTAAATAG